In Planctomycetia bacterium, one DNA window encodes the following:
- a CDS encoding MBL fold metallo-hydrolase, whose translation MSGRLLEHRLSDILLTGYSVAGEETVIAAPELNVCFDVGKAPAQMLAVDHVLLSHGHMDHSAGLAYYFSQRNFVGNAPGCVLAPVSLVEPIRDLLRVWSRIEGHPSPARVIGMKPGDSFDVRRGLVVRAFEINHGVSSLGFVVVDVRHKLKPEFIGKTGPELVALKKQGVQIEHTVEVPLVAYCGDTAEGAWIDHPQARTAKVMILECTFFEADHVKRARAGHHLHVKDVARILPRLENEHFLLTHLTRRTSLRQARSMLGRMVPPEVMARVTFLMDSKRGRPANDEPPMPAQDIGSRGEAS comes from the coding sequence ATGAGCGGACGACTTCTCGAACACCGATTGAGCGACATTCTCCTGACCGGCTACAGCGTCGCCGGGGAGGAGACCGTCATCGCCGCGCCGGAGTTGAACGTCTGCTTCGATGTCGGCAAAGCGCCCGCGCAGATGCTCGCCGTCGATCACGTCCTCCTTTCCCACGGCCACATGGACCACTCCGCCGGTCTGGCCTATTACTTCAGCCAGCGGAATTTCGTCGGCAACGCGCCGGGTTGCGTGCTCGCCCCGGTCTCGCTGGTCGAACCGATTCGCGACTTGCTTCGCGTCTGGTCGCGCATCGAAGGGCATCCGTCCCCCGCGCGCGTCATCGGCATGAAGCCCGGGGACAGTTTCGACGTTCGCAGGGGACTGGTGGTTCGCGCGTTTGAGATCAATCATGGCGTCTCGTCGCTCGGATTTGTCGTCGTCGATGTGCGTCACAAGCTCAAGCCCGAGTTTATCGGCAAGACCGGCCCGGAGCTGGTCGCGCTGAAGAAGCAGGGCGTGCAGATTGAGCACACCGTGGAAGTGCCGTTGGTCGCCTATTGTGGCGATACGGCCGAGGGCGCGTGGATCGACCACCCGCAGGCGCGCACGGCGAAGGTGATGATTCTCGAATGCACGTTCTTCGAGGCCGATCATGTGAAGCGGGCGCGGGCGGGCCATCACCTGCACGTGAAGGACGTCGCCCGAATCCTGCCGCGGCTGGAAAATGAGCATTTCCTGCTGACGCATCTGACGCGGCGCACGAGCCTGCGCCAGGCACGGTCGATGCTGGGCAGGATGGTCCCGCCCGAAGTAATGGCCCGTGTGACGTTCTTGATGGATTCGAAGCGCGGTCGTCCGGCGAACGACGAGCCGCCGATGCCGGCCCAGGACATCGGATCGCGCGGCGAGGCGTCGTGA
- the atpD gene encoding F0F1 ATP synthase subunit beta, whose product MATATTSGNIGKVTQVIGSTLDAEFPEDKMPRIYNALLVDVDRKVGGKTTRERLTCEVASHLGGGRVRAVALGNTDGLCRGVDIIDTGAPVSVPVGMETLGRVFNLVGTPIDGRGPVNAKTTRPIHHEPATFSELTPKTEQLVTGIKVIDLLAPFVRGGKTGLFGGAGLGKTVIIQEMIARIAREHSGYSVFAGVGERTREGNDLWLEMQEAEFKDSSGKVKKVIEHTAMVFGQMNEPPGARLRVALSALTMAEYFRDDSGADTMLFIDNIFRFSQAGSEVSALLGRMPSAVGYQPTLSTEMGELQERITSTSQGAVTSVQAVYVPADDLTDPAPATAFTHLDAFIVLARSISEKGIYPAIDPLASSSRILDAQYIGDRHYNCAKRVQQILQRYRDLQDIIAILGVDELSEEDKLLVSRARKIERFFSQPFYVAETFTGFPGNYTQLDDTIRSFEGICEGKYDHLPEQAFMYVGQIEEAVEKAKKLQQ is encoded by the coding sequence ATGGCAACGGCCACGACAAGTGGAAATATCGGAAAAGTAACGCAGGTCATCGGTTCGACGCTTGACGCCGAATTTCCCGAAGACAAGATGCCGCGCATCTACAACGCCCTGCTTGTCGACGTCGATCGCAAAGTCGGCGGCAAGACCACCCGCGAGCGACTGACCTGCGAAGTCGCCAGCCACCTCGGCGGCGGGCGCGTCCGAGCGGTTGCCCTTGGCAACACCGACGGTCTCTGTCGCGGCGTTGACATCATCGACACCGGCGCTCCGGTCAGCGTGCCCGTCGGCATGGAAACGCTCGGCCGCGTGTTCAACCTCGTCGGCACGCCGATCGACGGTCGCGGACCGGTCAACGCCAAGACCACGCGGCCGATTCACCACGAGCCGGCCACCTTCTCCGAATTGACGCCCAAGACCGAGCAGCTTGTCACCGGCATCAAGGTCATTGACCTGCTCGCGCCGTTCGTCCGCGGCGGCAAGACCGGCCTGTTCGGCGGCGCCGGCCTCGGCAAGACGGTCATCATCCAGGAGATGATCGCCCGCATCGCCCGCGAGCACTCGGGCTACTCGGTCTTCGCCGGCGTCGGCGAGCGGACCCGCGAGGGCAACGACCTCTGGCTGGAAATGCAGGAAGCCGAGTTCAAGGACAGCAGCGGCAAGGTGAAGAAAGTCATCGAGCACACGGCCATGGTCTTCGGCCAGATGAACGAGCCGCCGGGCGCGCGATTGCGCGTCGCGCTCTCCGCTCTCACGATGGCCGAGTATTTCCGGGATGATTCCGGCGCGGACACGATGCTTTTTATTGACAACATTTTCCGCTTCAGCCAGGCGGGTTCCGAGGTGTCGGCGCTTCTGGGACGCATGCCCAGCGCCGTGGGCTACCAGCCGACGTTGTCGACCGAGATGGGCGAGTTGCAGGAGCGAATCACGTCCACCAGTCAGGGTGCCGTCACGTCGGTGCAGGCGGTCTACGTGCCGGCCGACGACTTGACCGACCCGGCCCCCGCGACGGCCTTTACCCACCTCGACGCATTCATCGTCTTGGCGCGGTCGATTTCCGAGAAGGGCATTTATCCGGCCATTGATCCGCTGGCGTCGAGCAGCCGTATTCTTGATGCCCAGTACATCGGCGACCGGCACTACAACTGTGCCAAGCGCGTGCAGCAGATTCTCCAGCGCTACCGCGATCTTCAGGACATCATCGCGATTCTCGGCGTGGACGAACTGTCGGAAGAAGACAAATTGCTCGTCTCCCGCGCGCGGAAGATCGAGCGATTCTTCAGCCAGCCGTTCTACGTCGCCGAGACGTTCACCGGCTTCCCCGGCAACTACACGCAGTTGGACGATACGATCCGCAGCTTTGAAGGCATCTGCGAAGGGAAGTACGACCACCTGCCCGAGCAGGCGTTCATGTACGTCGGCCAGATCGAGGAAGCGGTCGAAAAGGCCAAGAAGCTTCAGCAATGA
- the nrdR gene encoding transcriptional repressor NrdR, with the protein MQCPYCKENRHRDKVIDSRLTEGGTVIRRRRECPSCKRRYTTYERVEETIRLLVIKKDGTRAPYEREKLFGGLQRACWKRSISAEALTDIINEVEEQVFRQFDREVPSSFLGEAVAQRLRKIDKIAYLRFASLYHEFQMVDDFIQEAKDILDRDKQEVDGQQELFHEPPTE; encoded by the coding sequence ATGCAATGCCCGTACTGCAAAGAAAATCGTCATCGGGACAAAGTCATCGATTCGCGACTGACGGAGGGGGGGACAGTCATCCGACGGCGGCGCGAGTGCCCCTCATGCAAGCGCCGCTACACCACCTATGAACGCGTCGAGGAAACGATCCGGCTGCTGGTCATCAAGAAGGACGGCACCCGCGCGCCCTACGAGCGCGAGAAGCTGTTCGGCGGCCTGCAGCGCGCCTGCTGGAAGCGATCCATCAGCGCCGAAGCCCTCACCGACATCATCAACGAAGTCGAGGAGCAGGTCTTCCGCCAGTTCGACCGCGAAGTGCCCAGTTCGTTCCTCGGTGAGGCCGTCGCGCAGCGCCTGCGCAAGATCGACAAGATCGCGTACCTGCGCTTCGCCAGTCTCTACCACGAGTTCCAGATGGTGGATGACTTCATACAGGAAGCCAAAGACATCTTGGACCGCGACAAGCAGGAGGTCGACGGTCAGCAGGAACTATTCCATGAGCCACCAACGGAGTAA